From the Nodularia sphaerocarpa UHCC 0038 genome, the window TAGTGCTATCTGATGGTTTTTACGAGTGGAAGCAACAAAATGGTAAAAAACAGCCGTTTTATTTTCGGCTCAGGGATGGACAGCCCTTTGGCTTTGCGGGGTTGTGGGAAAGATGGCAACCTCTACAGGGAAAGCCTGACTGTGAGGAAATTATATCTTGTACAATTTTAACAACGGCAGCTAATGAATTAGTCAAACCAATTCATGAGCGGATGCCGGTGATTGTGTCTCCACAAGATTACGATTTGTGGTTAAATCCCCAAATGCCAACACCAGAGCGACTACAGCAGCTATTGTGTCCATATCCCGATCAAGTCATGACTGGCTATCCAGTTAGTAGCTTGGTGAACAACTCTCGACAGAATAGTTCTGAGTGTATCATCCCTCTGGGTGAGGATAAATCACTTCCTGAGAATATCTTTTAAAACCATAGAAGCAAATATGCCAAGAACCCAAAAAAACGATAATTTTGTTGACAAATCCTTCACAGTAATGGCGGATCTGATCCTGAAACTTCTTCCAGCCAACAAAAAAGCTAAGGAAGCATTTGTGTATTACCGCGATGGAATGTCAGCGCAGGCGGAAGGTGAATATGCGGAAGCTTTAGACTATTACGAAGAAGCGCTGACACTAGAGGAAGACAGTTACGATCGCAGTTATATTCACTATAATATGGGGCTAATCTATGCCAGTAATGGTGATCACGATACAGCGTTAAAAATGTATCACCAAGCGATTGAAATGAACCCACGTTTACCCCAAGCTTTAAATAACATTGCGGTAATTTACCATTATCAAGGCGAAAAAGCCAAAGAAGGTGGGGA encodes:
- a CDS encoding photosystem I assembly protein Ycf3, which translates into the protein MPRTQKNDNFVDKSFTVMADLILKLLPANKKAKEAFVYYRDGMSAQAEGEYAEALDYYEEALTLEEDSYDRSYIHYNMGLIYASNGDHDTALKMYHQAIEMNPRLPQALNNIAVIYHYQGEKAKEGGDNDAGEALFDQAADYWIRAIRMAPNNYIEAQNWLKTTGRMQIDIFF
- a CDS encoding SOS response-associated peptidase; translated protein: MCGRFTLNQSLAALAEFFHVENIPNLAAQYNIAPTQRVATVIYNPQTEKREFQQLRWGLIPSWAKDPKIGVKLINARAETVAEKPAFRSAFKQRRCLVLSDGFYEWKQQNGKKQPFYFRLRDGQPFGFAGLWERWQPLQGKPDCEEIISCTILTTAANELVKPIHERMPVIVSPQDYDLWLNPQMPTPERLQQLLCPYPDQVMTGYPVSSLVNNSRQNSSECIIPLGEDKSLPENIF